A single genomic interval of Lewinellaceae bacterium harbors:
- a CDS encoding TPM domain-containing protein codes for MNRFLLLFLFLLPACLALAQTAYTVETIPDPKESGGGYVSNPDLVLSTADVARLNGLIAELEGNATAQVAIVVVNSIGEDNPKEFATRLFQHWGIGQADKDNGLLIFTVMDQRRTEFETGYGLEGVLPDAICYRIGMQELVPYFRQGQYGQGLYAATARIKATLEDPAALEEIRSELRGNEPFRPVPYLPAALGWYIVATAIFLLFLLIWLLYTRFSKQELYDRYRAIRPFHSIIFIILFPIPFIAVYFYLQWLLNHLRDHPRYSKVNGKLMHKLDEQADDAFLERGQVTEEEIGSVDYDVWVTDDGDDVLILRYPKRWGKYDKCPKCRYLTYSKQRSRVLRNATYSHSGEREVTFACKNCNYIDVRIEIIPQKVRSSGGGGGGGFGGGGGGGGWGGGSSGGGGGGVSW; via the coding sequence ATGAACCGCTTCCTGCTCTTATTTTTGTTCCTCCTGCCCGCCTGCCTGGCGCTTGCCCAAACCGCCTACACCGTCGAAACCATCCCCGACCCCAAGGAGAGTGGCGGCGGCTACGTCAGCAACCCGGACCTGGTCCTGTCCACCGCAGATGTAGCGCGGCTGAATGGCCTCATTGCCGAACTGGAAGGCAACGCCACCGCCCAGGTGGCCATCGTAGTCGTCAACAGCATCGGGGAGGACAATCCCAAGGAGTTCGCCACCCGCCTCTTTCAGCACTGGGGCATCGGCCAGGCAGATAAAGACAACGGCTTGCTCATCTTCACCGTGATGGACCAGCGGCGCACCGAATTCGAGACCGGCTACGGGCTGGAGGGCGTGCTGCCCGACGCCATCTGCTACCGCATCGGCATGCAGGAGTTGGTTCCTTACTTCCGGCAGGGGCAATACGGACAGGGGCTCTACGCCGCCACCGCCCGCATCAAGGCAACCCTGGAGGACCCCGCCGCCCTGGAGGAAATCCGCTCGGAACTGCGGGGGAACGAACCTTTCCGGCCTGTCCCTTACCTGCCCGCAGCGCTGGGCTGGTACATCGTTGCCACCGCCATCTTTCTCCTCTTCCTGCTCATCTGGTTGCTCTACACCCGCTTCAGCAAGCAGGAGTTGTACGACCGCTACCGGGCCATCCGGCCTTTTCATTCCATCATTTTCATTATTCTTTTCCCCATTCCCTTTATCGCCGTCTACTTTTACCTCCAATGGTTGCTGAACCACCTGCGCGACCATCCGCGCTACAGCAAAGTAAACGGCAAGCTCATGCACAAGCTCGACGAACAGGCCGACGATGCTTTCCTGGAACGAGGGCAGGTTACCGAAGAGGAGATCGGCTCAGTGGATTACGACGTTTGGGTAACCGATGATGGGGATGACGTGCTCATCCTGCGCTACCCCAAACGCTGGGGCAAATACGACAAATGCCCCAAATGCCGCTACCTCACTTACTCCAAGCAGCGCTCCCGCGTGCTGCGCAACGCCACCTATTCTCACAGTGGCGAGCGGGAGGTCACCTTTGCCTGCAAAAACTGCAATTACATAGACGTTCGGATCGAGATCATCCCTCAGAAGGTGCGGTCCTCAGGAGGAGGTGGGGGCGGTGGTTTTGGCGGCGGCGGCGGTGGTGGTGGCTGGGGAGGGGGAAGCTCCGGCGGCGGGGGCGGGGGGGTGAGTTGGTGA